CAGCAGCAATGAGCGCCACGGAATTGCAAGAACGAGCCGAATAAAAGACTGGAACGAAGTCGGCCGACCGGTGCAGAATATAGCGACGACGCCTGGCTTCGGACTGCCAGGAATCCACCGGATTGGGCGGCCGGGCCTTACAGGGACGCGAGCGGACCTATTTGCGGCCGGAGCCATGCACGCAGAACAACAGCGCACGGCCTGATATCACGCATGCCGTAAAATGCCATAACGGCAGCTCGGGCAATCCCTGCGAAACAGCAACGAGCCGGGGCCCGCACCCCAAGGTGCCGACCCCAGCTGCGTCGTGCTTGTCAGCGTCAGGCAGGAACGATGTTCTCCGCCTGCGGGCCCTTCTGGCCCTGCGTGACGTCGAAGTTCACCTTCTGACCTTCCTGCAGCTCACGGAAGCCCTGGGTGGCGATGTTCGAGTAGTGGGCGAAGACGTCGGGGCCGCCGCCGTCCTGCTCGATGAAGCCGAAACCCTTTTCCGCGTTGAACCACTTCACGGTGCCAGTAGCCATGTCAAATCTCCTTTGGGGCAGTACTCGGAGTCCGCACTGTGCGAACCCCGACGTCGCCGCGATGATTACCCCGTCCGGAAAACAGCACCGGAAATACAAAAGTGCCCGATGGCTTAAAGCCATACGAAGCACTTGAAGTGTCAATGGGAACCACAACTGCAAGTGGGATCAAGAGTAGCACGGTGCAAGCATCCGGAGCACGGCAAGTACTACCATTTCGCCCGTGACGCCAGGGACCCGCATCACACACTGCGTAAATTTCTGAAGCTGCGGCAACAGATATCAGCTCCCGCAGAGCGTGGGGCAGAAGCCGGGCGGGGCAGGGCCACGGCTCATCGGGCAAGTCGTGAGCCACATCCCCCGTCGCTGCGTGCTTGTTGCGTATCACTCGCGGCCTCCGGGATCGGCCATCTCCCCGGTCGGCCAAGGAATCTCAGGCGGACCTGCCGGTCCGGGTTGTCGCGGTTGGGGTCCGCCGGACTCCGTCAGGGCGATCCTCAGTCAGCCGTCAGCGGCGGAGGGCCGCCAGATCCGTACCGGGCAGGTGGATCCAGCCCTCCTGCCGGGCTGCCGCGCGCTCGTCCGGAGAACGCGGCCACCGAGAGTCCCCGATCAGGACGGCGCGAGCGACCAGGGCGCAGAGCAACGCGTCCAGATGGTCGTGGCTGTCGAAACACTGCCCGCGCACCGGCTCGGGGAGCGCCACCCCCAAGCCCGCCTCGACCGAGCGGACGATGTGCTCCCGGACGGCACGCGCTGCGGGCGTAGCGCTCTTGTAGCTACCGGAAAGGCGGATCCCCCACCGCCGGAGTGCGGCGGCGGGGTAGACCTCGGCAATCGGTCCCGACCCGTCCCGGGGCACGGGGACACCGGTCGCCGCGAGTCCATCCAGCAGATAGGCCGCTCGCAGCGCCACGACGCCCAGAAGATCGGTGGACACCGACAGCGGAGGCCGCATCGAGGTCGCCTTCCATGTGAGGTCGTCGGTGACCCTGAATCGCAGCGCATCCAGACCGGGCCTCCCGTCCGCACGCTCCTCGAACCTGACGGCAGGCGGCAGCCGCTCGCCCCGGTGGTGGGCCAGGACCGTCGCCACAAAGCTCGACGGCCAGCCAAGAGGGCAGTCGAGGCCTGTCTTGTCGGCAGCCCGGACAACTGCCAGCAGACCCTCATCCCCCTCGGGCACGACGAACTCCACCGCCAAGCCGTCTCCGCCACCCCAGAGCACCCGGCACACAGCCGTACGCCGTGCGCTGGCAGCAAGGTCGACCCCGACCGTGACCGACTGTCGTTGCCTCATGCCGCGATCCTCCCGCAGCAGGGCGGCAGACCACCGCACCCGGGCGCTACGTGCAATGCCGGACCCCCGCGACAAGCTCAGTCCGGGAACCGGGGCCCGACCGCGGTGCGGCACCGGCCGCCCTTGCCTTGCCTGAAC
This portion of the Streptomyces sp. NBC_01750 genome encodes:
- a CDS encoding cold-shock protein, with the protein product MATGTVKWFNAEKGFGFIEQDGGGPDVFAHYSNIATQGFRELQEGQKVNFDVTQGQKGPQAENIVPA
- a CDS encoding DUF429 domain-containing protein — its product is MRQRQSVTVGVDLAASARRTAVCRVLWGGGDGLAVEFVVPEGDEGLLAVVRAADKTGLDCPLGWPSSFVATVLAHHRGERLPPAVRFEERADGRPGLDALRFRVTDDLTWKATSMRPPLSVSTDLLGVVALRAAYLLDGLAATGVPVPRDGSGPIAEVYPAAALRRWGIRLSGSYKSATPAARAVREHIVRSVEAGLGVALPEPVRGQCFDSHDHLDALLCALVARAVLIGDSRWPRSPDERAAARQEGWIHLPGTDLAALRR